The Devosia sp. MC521 genome has a segment encoding these proteins:
- the dxs gene encoding 1-deoxy-D-xylulose-5-phosphate synthase, whose translation MAEKPDTPLLDKVTTPAELRALPREQLRQLADELRLEMIDAVSVTGGHLGAGLGVVELTVALHAVFQTPHDRIIWDVGHQAYPHKILTGRRDRIRTLRQKDGLSGFTRRAESEYDPFGAGHSSTSISAGLGMAVASELQSTPRNVIAVIGDGSMSAGMAYEAMNNAGAMDARLIVILNDNDMSIAPPTGALRSHLARLVSGPAYRNTREAAKAVVSKLPEFFHEPVRKTEEFARSFFTGGTLFEELGFYYIGPIDGHNLDDLIVILENARDFPKGPILIHAVTKKGKGYAPAENAADKYHGVNKFNVVTGAQAKAASNAPSYTSVFASSLIQEAEADSRVVAVTAAMPSGTGLDKFAELFPSRIFDVGIAEQHAVTFAAGMASEGLKPFCAIYSTFLQRAYDQVVHDVAIQHLPVRFAIDRAGYVGADGPTHAGNYDNAYLGAIPGIVQMAAADEAELRHMVATAAAYDNGPISFRYPRGDGMGVDMPARGEILQIGKGRIVRQGATIALLSYGTRLGEVLAAADKLAALGLNPTVADARFLKPLDEELIAKLAQTHDVLITTEEGGQGGFGAHVATFLASNGLLDGKLRFRPLMIPDEFLEHSTQADMYAQSGLDRAGIVKTALTTLGYDQAAMTAALAQV comes from the coding sequence TTGGCCGAAAAGCCCGATACACCGCTGCTCGACAAAGTGACGACACCAGCGGAACTGCGTGCGCTGCCGCGCGAGCAATTGCGCCAGCTGGCCGATGAGCTGCGTCTGGAAATGATCGACGCCGTTTCGGTGACCGGTGGGCACCTGGGCGCTGGCCTTGGCGTGGTCGAGCTGACCGTCGCCCTGCACGCCGTGTTCCAAACCCCGCATGATCGCATCATCTGGGACGTTGGGCACCAGGCTTACCCGCACAAAATCCTCACTGGCCGCCGCGACCGCATCCGCACGCTGCGCCAAAAGGATGGTCTGTCCGGCTTCACCCGCCGCGCCGAAAGCGAATACGACCCCTTTGGCGCGGGCCACTCCTCAACCTCCATTTCCGCCGGTCTCGGCATGGCGGTTGCCTCAGAGCTGCAGTCCACCCCGCGCAACGTCATCGCTGTCATTGGTGACGGCTCGATGTCCGCAGGCATGGCCTATGAAGCCATGAACAATGCAGGCGCCATGGATGCGCGCCTCATCGTCATTCTCAACGACAATGACATGTCGATCGCCCCGCCAACCGGGGCTTTGCGCAGCCACTTGGCGCGCCTCGTCTCTGGCCCCGCTTACCGTAACACGCGGGAAGCCGCCAAAGCTGTCGTCTCAAAACTCCCAGAGTTTTTCCACGAGCCCGTACGCAAGACTGAAGAGTTCGCTCGGTCTTTCTTCACCGGCGGCACGCTGTTTGAAGAGCTGGGCTTTTATTACATCGGCCCAATCGACGGCCATAACCTTGATGACCTCATTGTCATTCTGGAAAATGCCCGCGATTTCCCCAAGGGTCCAATTCTGATCCATGCGGTGACGAAAAAGGGCAAGGGCTACGCTCCGGCTGAGAACGCCGCCGACAAATATCACGGCGTCAATAAGTTCAACGTCGTCACGGGCGCTCAGGCCAAGGCCGCGTCCAACGCGCCGTCCTACACCTCTGTCTTTGCCTCCTCACTCATCCAGGAAGCGGAAGCCGATAGTCGCGTTGTCGCTGTCACCGCCGCTATGCCCTCGGGCACCGGGCTCGACAAATTCGCCGAGCTCTTCCCAAGCCGCATTTTTGACGTCGGCATTGCCGAGCAGCACGCCGTGACCTTTGCCGCGGGCATGGCAAGCGAAGGGCTAAAACCCTTCTGCGCCATCTATTCGACCTTCCTGCAACGCGCCTACGACCAAGTCGTGCACGACGTCGCCATTCAGCATCTGCCCGTTCGCTTCGCTATCGACCGCGCTGGCTATGTTGGCGCCGATGGTCCGACCCACGCTGGCAATTACGATAACGCCTATCTTGGCGCGATCCCCGGCATCGTCCAAATGGCCGCTGCTGACGAGGCTGAGCTCCGCCATATGGTTGCGACCGCCGCGGCCTATGACAATGGCCCGATCAGCTTCCGCTATCCGCGTGGCGACGGCATGGGCGTCGACATGCCCGCGCGTGGCGAAATTCTGCAGATCGGCAAGGGCCGCATCGTGCGTCAGGGTGCAACGATTGCGCTGCTGTCCTACGGCACGCGTCTCGGTGAAGTACTGGCGGCCGCAGATAAATTGGCGGCCCTCGGCCTCAACCCCACTGTGGCCGACGCGCGCTTCCTCAAGCCGCTCGATGAGGAACTCATCGCCAAGCTGGCGCAGACCCACGATGTCCTCATCACCACAGAAGAAGGCGGTCAGGGCGGCTTCGGCGCTCACGTGGCGACCTTCCTCGCCTCCAACGGCCTCTTGGACGGCAAGCTCCGCTTCCGCCCGCTGATGATCCCGGATGAATTCCTCGAGCATTCGACACAGGCTGACATGTATGCCCAGTCCGGTCTCGACCGTGCAGGCATCGTCAAAACCGCTCTGACCACGCTCGGTTACGACCAAGCGGCCATGACAGCAGCACTCGCTCAGGTCTAA
- a CDS encoding outer membrane protein gives MRLSGIALLALLAGTAAANAADLNWNSNTTSPMFAATSVAQWTGFYAGVNGGYAFGQTEIDGAGGGAAVTGGKHNSGGFNLGAQAGYNMDMGGFVLGGEADIQFGGPVHKETLTGGTKFEQRTEFFSTVRARAGIPVGQVMPFATLGVAFGRGAAETKSGASTTTVNANHFGWTAGVGLEAQATQNLSFKAEYLYVDLGTQSYGIDAGFGGARDVTQRFSVVRAGVNYRF, from the coding sequence ATGAGACTTTCGGGCATCGCTCTTCTCGCACTTCTGGCAGGCACAGCTGCCGCCAACGCTGCTGACCTCAATTGGAACAGCAACACCACTTCCCCAATGTTCGCTGCGACGTCCGTTGCCCAATGGACTGGCTTTTACGCAGGCGTGAACGGGGGCTATGCCTTCGGTCAGACCGAAATTGACGGAGCGGGCGGTGGTGCTGCTGTTACCGGTGGCAAGCACAACAGCGGCGGTTTCAATCTTGGCGCTCAGGCTGGCTACAACATGGACATGGGCGGCTTCGTCCTCGGCGGCGAAGCTGACATCCAGTTCGGTGGTCCGGTCCACAAGGAAACCCTGACGGGCGGTACCAAGTTCGAACAGCGCACAGAATTCTTCTCGACCGTTCGCGCGCGTGCCGGTATCCCGGTTGGTCAGGTTATGCCATTTGCAACCCTCGGCGTTGCCTTTGGCCGCGGCGCTGCTGAAACTAAGAGCGGTGCGTCAACCACAACGGTCAACGCAAACCACTTTGGTTGGACCGCAGGTGTTGGTCTGGAAGCTCAGGCAACCCAGAACCTCTCCTTCAAGGCTGAGTACCTCTATGTCGATCTGGGCACCCAGTCTTATGGCATCGATGCAGGTTTTGGCGGGGCCCGTGACGTCACCCAGCGTTTCTCGGTTGTCCGCGCTGGCGTAAACTACCGCTTCTAA
- a CDS encoding L,D-transpeptidase family protein: protein MNKVVVSFVALLAAASIVQPTLAQPAANLTTSRIVIAPAQSPLARTIKEGLSTAYASARAGTPAYEEAQRLYFLYGERSFEPIWLSQDTSGQLTFSPAAEKIVALFRNAEAEGLRPQDYLTAEIDLTRVGGDAVAMATLETAFTSATTRYAHHLHNGRINPQSISTNLDIKTKSIDEAALLERLARSADPAAVLNELSPTHPEFLSLKAALASFNTIATDRPTPIAGGPTLRPGNTDPRVHAIRERLQVASLGSDIYDDITFQAVKSFQASQGLEVDGVIGPATISALNGGAEIRREDIIANMERWRWMPSDLGDFNVFVNIPEFRLSVQRNFQEEYTTRVVVGTFKNQTPVFSDSIRHLVVNPYWNVPTSIIKGEIAPAVLNNHGYTDAKNMDLIYNGDVVSPWQVNWSAVSASNFPFRVRQRPGPGNSLGQIKFLFPNKHDVYLHDTPSKNLFSRASRAFSHGCVRVEDPFAFADALMANEPNISRTSLEAMFGPSERWVNPTKQIPVHLAYFTVRVDGTGAMQNFSDVYGHHAALIAAMGLGATPVTPNVVADTSIPGEVAP from the coding sequence ATGAATAAGGTCGTCGTAAGTTTTGTCGCTCTGCTGGCAGCAGCAAGCATCGTCCAGCCTACACTGGCGCAACCCGCCGCTAATCTGACGACCTCCCGTATCGTCATTGCCCCCGCACAAAGTCCACTCGCCCGCACGATCAAGGAAGGTCTCTCGACCGCCTATGCAAGTGCCCGCGCAGGCACTCCAGCCTATGAAGAGGCCCAGCGCCTCTATTTCCTTTATGGCGAACGCAGCTTTGAGCCGATCTGGCTGAGCCAGGATACCTCGGGCCAGCTGACTTTCTCCCCGGCCGCTGAAAAAATCGTCGCCCTGTTTCGCAATGCTGAAGCCGAAGGTCTGCGCCCGCAGGACTACCTGACCGCCGAGATCGACCTCACCCGCGTTGGTGGCGATGCCGTCGCGATGGCAACGCTTGAAACAGCCTTCACCAGCGCCACCACGCGCTATGCCCACCACCTTCACAACGGCCGCATCAATCCGCAGTCGATCAGCACCAATCTCGACATCAAAACCAAGTCGATTGATGAAGCGGCGCTGCTCGAACGCTTGGCCCGCAGTGCCGACCCCGCTGCCGTTCTGAACGAGTTGAGCCCAACCCATCCCGAGTTTCTCTCGCTCAAGGCGGCGCTCGCGAGCTTTAATACAATTGCGACGGATCGCCCGACGCCAATCGCTGGCGGCCCGACCCTGCGCCCCGGCAATACAGACCCGCGCGTTCACGCCATTCGTGAGCGTTTGCAGGTGGCGAGCCTTGGCTCCGACATCTATGACGACATCACTTTCCAGGCGGTCAAATCCTTCCAGGCCTCGCAAGGCCTAGAGGTCGACGGGGTCATTGGACCTGCGACCATTTCCGCTCTCAACGGTGGCGCTGAAATCCGCCGTGAAGACATCATTGCCAATATGGAACGCTGGCGCTGGATGCCGTCCGACCTCGGCGACTTCAACGTCTTCGTCAACATCCCAGAGTTCCGCCTGTCTGTTCAGCGCAACTTCCAGGAAGAATACACCACACGCGTCGTCGTCGGCACATTCAAAAACCAAACGCCGGTTTTCTCCGACAGCATCCGCCATCTCGTGGTCAATCCATATTGGAATGTCCCGACTTCCATCATTAAGGGCGAGATCGCTCCGGCTGTTTTGAACAACCACGGCTACACCGACGCCAAGAACATGGACCTCATCTACAACGGCGATGTTGTGAGCCCGTGGCAGGTCAACTGGTCCGCCGTGTCCGCGAGTAATTTCCCCTTCCGCGTTCGTCAGCGTCCTGGCCCAGGCAATTCGCTCGGCCAGATCAAGTTCTTGTTCCCCAACAAGCACGACGTTTATCTCCACGATACGCCATCGAAGAACCTCTTCTCGCGCGCCTCGCGTGCGTTCAGCCATGGCTGCGTCCGCGTTGAAGATCCGTTTGCTTTCGCCGATGCGCTAATGGCGAACGAGCCCAACATTTCACGCACCTCGCTTGAGGCCATGTTTGGCCCCTCCGAACGCTGGGTTAATCCAACAAAGCAGATTCCAGTGCACTTGGCCTATTTCACCGTCCGCGTTGACGGCACTGGTGCCATGCAAAACTTTTCGGACGTTTATGGTCACCATGCAGCTTTGATTGCTGCCATGGGCTTAGGCGCCACTCCGGTCACACCAAATGTCGTGGCAGACACCAGTATTCCGGGCGAAGTGGCACCGTAA
- a CDS encoding globin-coupled sensor protein: MEISAQDARLQFIGLARDEARTMAPISDKVEALIASALAVFYARLDNEPEVAKLFSSKASVERAQARQTTHWQSLARGQFDEAYFARGKVIGDIHAKIGLEPRWYMGGYALILEHLLIGLLEEDEPNFWHKRGTRLAQKGATRGAIGAFAKAIVLDMEISVSTYFDQISAETARLNGALGDVVASATNGVFDKRIEANYANDDLNRLAERVNGLMAVIGTQLASNGAALEALARADLSQRPNYAAEGAFAQLRDNIDHVAVNLTSIVDELRENSSQLKSTTAELVSGTSDLSARTTQQSAAVDEIATTIGGAFERLDQCAQQADRAESRTIGVLNDVAKAEAVMSQATDAMVDIGTASRQIGSIIDLIDTIAFQTNLLALNASVEAARAGDAGNGFAVVAQEVRRLAQSAAEASKKVGGLVEQCASIVDHGTGVVGSAAEQLGTIADGVRKSSQDTTAIAVATRELLGTLGEVNRAVQQIDQMTQHNAALVEQTNVALEQTEARAKGLDAIVDVFKVESVKHPARAMVGGF, from the coding sequence ATGGAAATAAGCGCGCAGGACGCTCGTCTGCAATTTATTGGTTTAGCCCGCGATGAGGCCCGCACAATGGCGCCGATCTCGGACAAGGTGGAGGCATTGATCGCCAGTGCGCTCGCTGTGTTCTACGCAAGGCTCGATAATGAACCCGAGGTGGCTAAACTTTTCTCCTCCAAAGCGAGTGTAGAGCGCGCACAGGCGCGCCAAACTACGCATTGGCAAAGCCTGGCGCGCGGGCAGTTTGACGAAGCTTATTTTGCCAGAGGTAAGGTCATCGGGGATATCCATGCCAAGATTGGTTTGGAGCCAAGGTGGTACATGGGCGGATACGCCCTCATTCTGGAGCATTTGCTGATTGGATTGCTCGAAGAAGACGAGCCAAACTTTTGGCATAAGCGTGGCACTAGGCTGGCACAAAAGGGCGCCACGAGGGGCGCCATTGGGGCTTTTGCGAAAGCCATTGTCCTCGACATGGAAATTTCCGTCAGCACCTATTTCGATCAGATCAGCGCCGAGACGGCGCGGCTTAATGGTGCACTCGGCGATGTGGTGGCGAGCGCTACCAATGGGGTGTTCGATAAACGGATCGAGGCGAACTACGCCAATGATGATCTGAACCGCCTGGCTGAGCGCGTGAACGGGCTTATGGCGGTGATTGGCACCCAATTGGCCTCAAATGGCGCGGCCTTGGAAGCGCTCGCGCGGGCCGATTTGAGCCAAAGGCCGAATTATGCAGCGGAGGGTGCTTTCGCGCAGTTGCGGGACAACATCGACCATGTGGCTGTGAACCTGACCAGTATTGTCGATGAGCTACGCGAAAATTCGAGCCAGCTGAAATCAACCACTGCTGAACTGGTGAGCGGCACGAGCGACCTGTCGGCACGAACCACCCAGCAAAGTGCAGCCGTTGACGAGATTGCCACAACGATCGGCGGGGCCTTCGAGCGGTTGGACCAATGCGCGCAGCAGGCGGATCGGGCCGAGAGCAGGACGATTGGCGTGCTCAATGATGTCGCCAAAGCAGAAGCTGTGATGAGCCAAGCGACCGACGCCATGGTGGACATTGGCACAGCGTCCCGGCAGATCGGCTCCATTATTGATCTCATCGACACAATCGCCTTCCAGACCAATTTGCTGGCGCTCAATGCTTCGGTAGAGGCGGCGCGTGCGGGGGACGCAGGCAATGGCTTTGCTGTGGTTGCTCAGGAAGTTCGGCGATTGGCGCAATCGGCAGCGGAAGCATCCAAAAAAGTGGGGGGCCTTGTGGAGCAGTGCGCGAGCATTGTCGATCATGGGACTGGCGTCGTCGGCTCTGCTGCAGAGCAGCTTGGCACCATCGCCGATGGCGTGCGCAAGTCATCGCAGGACACGACCGCAATTGCTGTGGCGACGCGGGAGCTTTTGGGCACGCTGGGTGAAGTGAACCGCGCGGTGCAACAGATTGATCAGATGACCCAGCACAATGCGGCGCTGGTCGAGCAGACCAATGTCGCTTTGGAGCAGACTGAAGCGCGAGCCAAAGGCCTCGATGCCATTGTCGACGTGTTTAAGGTTGAAAGCGTGAAACACCCTGCGCGGGCGATGGTGGGCGGTTTCTAA
- a CDS encoding DUF882 domain-containing protein: MTVLGLKNWKRLARLSLVAVLSLPVLLSALPAQAANERAIYLHYTHTKETQRIVFKRNGRYVQDGLNQLNVMLRDWRRNEPAKMDPRLFDLVWEVYQDVGGTQPIHVVSAYRSPQTNAMLAKNSSGVADNSQHMRGTAMDFYIPGVPLARLRAAAMRKQVGGVGYYPSSGSPFVHLDTGSVRAWPRMTRAQLNELFPDGRTMHLPNDGKPLSQQGYQVALAEWKKCHAYPCNGSSSSGTQFAEAPAASGGGRNLMDMLFGGNQQQAAAPQVQVASAPAPRATPQAQPAAPLAVASIAPVMPMMRPADLGGPTVAVAAAQPEVQPAVQVAAATPTLPFSTVGSAPLTEDELRGPITVAVALPTALPSDLRAGNAENAVMALAALAPPAMPTPRVHMSEEAPALLSAYAPAMPQTEGASAAQPLVASAPAALPTALPPLGRPVVASTGAVQTAALSPEVPAYGGLFDTPFTASAVPDTVLAKALEAHVAGLVPTNSRDFVAPDLEHAVDILTVPKALTSDHFAVIYDYDEAGLDPAPQMGSRSLGLQKSDEGLPSNRFSLARN; encoded by the coding sequence GTGACGGTACTGGGTTTGAAAAATTGGAAGCGCCTTGCGCGCCTTTCGTTGGTAGCTGTTCTCAGCCTGCCTGTCTTGCTGTCGGCATTGCCGGCGCAGGCGGCTAACGAGCGCGCCATTTATCTGCATTACACCCACACAAAAGAGACTCAGCGCATCGTCTTCAAGCGCAACGGTCGCTATGTGCAGGATGGTCTCAATCAGCTCAACGTTATGCTGCGCGATTGGCGCCGCAACGAGCCAGCGAAAATGGACCCGCGCCTGTTCGATTTGGTGTGGGAAGTCTATCAGGACGTCGGCGGCACCCAGCCGATCCACGTTGTCTCCGCTTATCGTTCTCCGCAAACCAACGCCATGCTGGCCAAGAATTCGTCTGGCGTTGCCGACAATTCCCAGCACATGCGCGGCACCGCTATGGATTTCTACATCCCCGGCGTACCCCTCGCGCGCCTTCGCGCCGCAGCGATGCGCAAGCAGGTGGGCGGCGTCGGTTATTACCCATCCTCGGGTAGCCCTTTCGTTCACCTTGATACCGGTTCGGTGCGCGCTTGGCCGCGCATGACCCGCGCGCAGCTGAATGAGCTCTTCCCCGACGGTCGCACCATGCACCTTCCAAACGATGGCAAACCGCTGTCGCAACAAGGCTATCAGGTCGCCTTGGCGGAATGGAAAAAGTGCCACGCTTATCCATGCAATGGCTCCTCCTCCAGCGGCACCCAATTTGCCGAAGCGCCAGCCGCCTCCGGTGGCGGTCGCAATCTCATGGACATGCTGTTCGGCGGCAATCAGCAGCAGGCAGCAGCGCCACAAGTGCAAGTCGCCTCCGCGCCTGCCCCTCGCGCAACACCACAGGCTCAGCCTGCAGCGCCTCTCGCCGTCGCATCCATTGCCCCGGTTATGCCGATGATGCGCCCTGCTGACCTCGGGGGCCCAACGGTCGCCGTGGCCGCAGCACAGCCAGAAGTGCAGCCAGCAGTGCAGGTCGCAGCCGCGACCCCAACATTGCCATTCTCGACCGTCGGCAGCGCACCGCTGACCGAAGACGAGCTGCGCGGCCCCATCACTGTGGCCGTTGCCTTGCCGACAGCGCTCCCGTCAGACCTTCGCGCGGGCAATGCTGAGAACGCGGTAATGGCACTGGCAGCTCTCGCGCCACCAGCAATGCCGACCCCACGTGTGCATATGAGCGAGGAAGCGCCAGCGCTGCTCTCGGCCTATGCTCCGGCTATGCCGCAAACCGAAGGCGCGTCCGCGGCTCAACCTCTGGTCGCCTCCGCGCCAGCGGCTCTGCCAACAGCGCTTCCCCCTCTGGGCCGCCCTGTTGTTGCCTCGACCGGCGCTGTGCAGACAGCAGCGCTCTCGCCAGAAGTCCCGGCTTACGGCGGTCTCTTTGACACCCCGTTCACGGCCTCCGCTGTGCCAGACACAGTTTTGGCAAAGGCGCTCGAAGCACATGTTGCAGGCTTGGTTCCGACCAATTCTCGTGATTTCGTCGCGCCCGATCTGGAGCACGCGGTCGACATTCTGACCGTTCCAAAAGCGCTCACCTCAGACCACTTTGCCGTGATCTATGATTACGATGAGGCTGGTCTCGACCCTGCTCCGCAGATGGGCAGCCGCAGCTTGGGCCTTCAGAAATCAGACGAAGGTCTGCCAAGCAACCGCTTCTCTTTGGCACGAAACTAA
- a CDS encoding aspartate/glutamate racemase family protein: MKTIGLIGGMSWESTAVYYRRINEEIRRMRGGLASAEIAMRSLDFTTVVALQKADRWEDAGNLLGHAAASLNRAGAACVLICTNTMHLVSKPVADMAGVPLICIIEETAKALKADGRKRPLLLATRYTMEHGFYAERMANLGIEIVTPDAEDRQIIHDVIFDELCQGKILDTSREKYLGIIEKMKSRGIDSVILGCTEISMLVDPDKLGIAGYDSTIIHADAAVRFALANDLEIAA; the protein is encoded by the coding sequence ATGAAAACCATTGGCTTGATCGGCGGTATGAGCTGGGAATCCACCGCTGTGTACTACCGCCGTATCAACGAGGAGATCCGCCGTATGCGTGGCGGGTTGGCCTCAGCAGAGATCGCGATGCGCTCGCTCGATTTCACCACAGTCGTTGCCCTCCAAAAGGCCGACCGTTGGGAAGATGCTGGCAATCTCTTGGGCCACGCCGCCGCAAGCCTCAACCGCGCTGGCGCAGCTTGTGTGCTCATCTGCACCAATACCATGCACCTGGTCTCCAAGCCCGTCGCTGACATGGCTGGCGTTCCGCTGATCTGCATCATCGAAGAAACCGCCAAGGCGCTGAAGGCCGACGGCCGCAAGCGCCCACTCCTCTTGGCAACGCGCTACACCATGGAACACGGCTTTTATGCCGAACGCATGGCCAATCTCGGCATCGAGATTGTCACCCCGGACGCAGAAGACCGTCAGATCATCCACGACGTCATCTTCGACGAGCTGTGCCAGGGCAAAATCCTCGACACCAGCCGCGAGAAATACCTCGGCATTATTGAAAAGATGAAGTCCCGCGGCATCGACAGCGTCATTCTGGGCTGCACTGAAATCTCGATGCTGGTCGATCCAGACAAGCTCGGTATTGCCGGCTACGACTCCACCATCATTCACGCCGATGCGGCCGTCCGCTTCGCGCTCGCCAACGACCTCGAGATCGCGGCCTAA
- a CDS encoding DUF2312 domain-containing protein has product MAVEDSVAQDQLRAFIERIERMEEEKAAIAADIKEIYAEAKGNGFDTKILRKIVTIRKQDHNERMEQEAILELYMSALGMVDAPSDD; this is encoded by the coding sequence ATGGCCGTCGAAGACAGCGTCGCACAGGACCAGCTGCGTGCGTTCATCGAACGCATCGAGCGTATGGAAGAAGAAAAGGCGGCAATTGCCGCTGATATCAAGGAAATTTATGCCGAAGCCAAGGGCAATGGCTTTGACACCAAAATCCTGCGCAAGATCGTGACGATCCGTAAGCAGGATCACAATGAGCGCATGGAGCAGGAAGCGATTCTCGAGCTCTATATGAGCGCGCTGGGCATGGTGGACGCTCCATCCGACGACTAA
- a CDS encoding flagellar basal body rod C-terminal domain-containing protein produces MTISALSTATRGMARATSQLQHSANQIARSGIPDAEVDIGNELISAMTAEIDFKANVKVANAAQNMTKSLIDILA; encoded by the coding sequence ATGACCATTTCCGCCCTCTCAACTGCCACCCGCGGCATGGCGCGTGCGACCAGCCAACTTCAGCACAGTGCCAATCAGATTGCGCGCAGTGGCATTCCCGACGCCGAGGTCGACATCGGCAATGAACTCATTAGCGCCATGACCGCAGAAATCGACTTCAAGGCCAATGTCAAAGTCGCTAACGCCGCGCAAAACATGACAAAATCGCTGATCGACATCTTGGCCTAG
- a CDS encoding Lrp/AsnC family transcriptional regulator, translating into MLDERDRQILSLLQANADTPLNEIAEAVSLSPSACSRRIAKLKEDGIIRHNRAELDRGKIGLPSTIFVIVRTGSHAADWLEKFHAAVDTIPEIVEVHRLTGNFDYIMKLVLPNVEHYDVIYKQLVGRIEMYDMSAYISMETVKHASGVPTHYAR; encoded by the coding sequence ATGCTTGATGAGCGTGACCGGCAGATTCTAAGCCTGCTGCAAGCCAATGCGGATACGCCGCTCAATGAGATCGCCGAGGCGGTGTCTCTCTCGCCCAGCGCCTGTTCACGCCGTATCGCCAAGTTGAAAGAAGACGGCATTATCCGGCACAATCGGGCGGAGCTGGATCGGGGCAAGATCGGGCTACCGTCGACGATTTTTGTGATTGTGCGTACGGGGAGCCATGCTGCGGACTGGCTCGAGAAATTTCACGCGGCGGTGGATACGATCCCTGAGATCGTCGAGGTGCACCGGCTGACGGGGAATTTCGATTACATCATGAAATTGGTGCTGCCCAATGTCGAGCATTACGACGTGATCTATAAGCAGCTGGTCGGGCGCATCGAGATGTATGACATGTCTGCCTACATCTCGATGGAGACGGTCAAGCACGCCAGCGGCGTGCCGACCCATTATGCGCGCTAG
- a CDS encoding class II glutamine amidotransferase: MCRFLAYTGEPIYLDTLLIEPEASLVSQSLSAREAKTVVNGDGCGIGWYGARPEPGVYRGTLPAWSDANLASLCRSVEARLFLAHVRSATSGEVSFSNCHPFSAGKHLFMHNGQIGGYPAIRRSVEALIPDPIYGRRRGNSDSEAIFLSALGQGLDTDPARAIARTLEACHRLQINEGITEALRFTAILSDGENLHAFRCASDDRPPSLYWRHMSGGIAVASEPFVSNENEWHAVPANCHMTIGKDIAFEDFMIAW, encoded by the coding sequence ATGTGTCGGTTCCTCGCCTATACCGGAGAGCCGATTTATCTCGACACCCTGCTCATCGAGCCGGAAGCGTCACTCGTCAGTCAGTCGCTTTCGGCGCGTGAAGCCAAAACCGTCGTTAATGGCGACGGATGTGGCATTGGATGGTATGGCGCCCGGCCCGAGCCGGGTGTTTACCGCGGCACCCTCCCTGCTTGGTCCGATGCCAACCTAGCCTCGCTCTGCCGGTCGGTGGAGGCGAGGCTTTTTCTTGCCCATGTGCGTTCGGCCACATCGGGGGAAGTCTCCTTCTCCAATTGCCATCCCTTCTCGGCGGGCAAACATCTCTTCATGCACAATGGCCAGATCGGCGGCTATCCAGCCATTCGCCGCTCGGTCGAAGCCCTCATTCCCGATCCGATCTATGGTCGCCGTCGCGGCAATTCTGACAGCGAGGCGATTTTCCTCTCCGCGCTCGGACAAGGGCTGGATACAGACCCTGCCCGTGCCATCGCCAGAACGCTCGAAGCCTGTCACCGCCTTCAGATCAATGAGGGGATCACCGAAGCGCTGCGTTTCACCGCCATTTTGAGCGACGGCGAAAATCTCCATGCCTTCCGCTGCGCCAGTGACGATAGGCCCCCCAGCCTTTACTGGCGCCACATGTCCGGCGGCATAGCCGTGGCGTCCGAGCCTTTCGTCAGCAATGAGAATGAGTGGCACGCCGTCCCTGCCAATTGTCATATGACCATCGGCAAGGACATCGCTTTCGAAGACTTTATGATTGCCTGGTAA
- a CDS encoding DUF1036 domain-containing protein, producing MNSGSHVRRIRLGSAILLASFGGFFALAVPAKADLRICNETGNLISVSLGYRAERGWMSEGWWQAPPGDCRVLYQGNLQQRFFYLYAVDDVGGGSWDGEVFMCTRDETFTIFGVEDCLARGYERTGFFEIDTQNRTDWTLQLTESDGLPSVVGPDLGEDLEEPAFLVDPDAPLTSEDTDTQ from the coding sequence ATGAATTCGGGATCGCACGTGCGCCGCATCCGCCTCGGATCTGCAATTTTGCTTGCGAGTTTTGGTGGCTTTTTTGCCCTGGCTGTGCCCGCCAAGGCAGACCTCCGCATTTGTAACGAAACTGGAAACCTCATATCAGTCTCGCTCGGCTATCGTGCAGAGCGTGGCTGGATGAGTGAAGGTTGGTGGCAGGCCCCTCCTGGCGACTGCCGTGTTCTCTACCAAGGCAACCTACAACAACGCTTTTTCTATCTCTACGCTGTTGATGATGTCGGCGGCGGATCTTGGGATGGCGAAGTCTTCATGTGTACCAGAGACGAGACCTTCACGATATTCGGGGTTGAGGATTGCCTCGCCCGCGGGTATGAGCGCACCGGGTTCTTTGAAATTGACACGCAGAACCGTACCGACTGGACGCTACAATTGACCGAAAGCGATGGTCTACCAAGCGTTGTCGGCCCGGACTTGGGCGAAGATCTTGAAGAGCCAGCTTTTCTGGTAGACCCCGACGCACCTCTAACTTCAGAAGACACGGACACGCAATGA